From Camelina sativa cultivar DH55 chromosome 7, Cs, whole genome shotgun sequence, one genomic window encodes:
- the LOC104703268 gene encoding proteasome subunit alpha type-2-B-like isoform X2 → MGDSQYSFSLTTFSPSGKLVQIEHALTAVGSGQTSLGIKASNGVVIATEKKLPSILVDEASVQKIQHLTPNIGTVYSGMGPDFRVLVRKSRKQAEQYLRLYKEPIPVTQLVRETATVMQEFTQSGGVRPFGVSLLVAGYDDKGPQLYQVDPSGSYFSWKASAMGKNVSNAKTFLEKRYTEDMELDDAIHTAILTLKEGFEGEISSKNIEIGKIGADKIFRVLTPAEIDDYLAEVE, encoded by the exons ATGGGTGAc AGTCAGTACTCGTTTTCTCTCACCACTTTCAG CCCATCAGGGAAGCTGGTTCAGATTGAACATGCCCTAACAGCTGTTGGTTCTGGCCAAACATCTCTGGGAATTAAAG CTTCAAACGGAGTTGTCATTGCAACAGAGAAGAAACTTCCCTCTATTCTTGTTGATGAAGCTTCT GTTCAAAAGATTCAGCATTTGACTCCCAACATTGGAACTGTTTACAG TGGTATGGGTCCTGATTTCCGAGTTCTTGTGCGAAAGAGTAGGAAGCAGGCTGAGCAATACCTACGATTGTACAAA GAACCCATCCCCGTTACTCAACTTGTAAGGGAAACTGCCACGGTGATGCAAGAGTTCACTCAGTCGGG TGGTGTTAGGCCGTTTGGAGTTTCTCTACTTGTGGCTGGGTATGATGACAAGGGTCCACAACTGTATCAG GTGGATCCATCTGGCTCATATTTCTCATGGAAAGCTTCGGCAATGGGAAAGAATGTTTCGAATGCAAAGACGTTTCTTGAGAAGAG GTACACAGAAGATATGGAACTTGATGATGCCATTCACACGGCAATATTGACATTGAAGGAAGG TTTCGAGGGAGAAATCTCGAGCAAAAACATTGAGATTGGCAAAATCGGTGCTGACAAAATTTTCAG GGTACTAACACCGGCAGAAATCGATGACTACTTGGCTGAAGTCGAGTAA
- the LOC104703267 gene encoding splicing regulatory glutamine/lysine-rich protein 1-like: protein MGSERSLKEKKRSRGRSQDDSSSSDYEGKVVKRHRGTEKDDERASRRSDKKMKKKEKKSHKSSSSKSKDDKHKKKHAEGDHKLKEGIPELSMEDYFSKNNEFATWLKEEKRTYFNDLTTEAARELFSRFVKRWNRGKLESRYYEGISTAPRTAHNWMIKRR from the exons ATGGGAAGCGAAAGGAGcctcaaggagaagaagagaagcagagGTCGGAGCCAAGATGATTCTTCGTCTTCCGATt ACGAAGGGAAAGTAGTTAAAAGGCATCGAGGAACAGAGAAAGATGATGAAAGGGCAAGCAGGAGAAGtgataagaagatgaagaagaaggaaaagaaatcTCACAAATCGAGTTCAT CAAAGTCTAAGGATGATAAGCATAAAAAGAAACACGCCGAAGGTGACCACAAGCTA aAAGAGGGCATCCCAGAGCTATCAATGGAGGACTACTTCTCGAAGAACAACGAGTTTGCTACATGGCTGAAAGAAGAAAAGCGTACGTACTTTAATGATCTCACAACCGAAGCTGCACGAGAATTGTTCTCACGTTTTGTCAAGAGATGGAACAGAGGGAAACTTGAGTCTCGATACTATGAGGGAATCTCCACTGCCCCACGAACAGCTCACAACTGGATGATCAAGCGTAGGTGA
- the LOC104703266 gene encoding myb-related protein Myb4-like yields MGKGRAPCCDKTKVKRGPWSPEEDLKLISFIQKFGHENWRSLPKQSGLLRCGKSCRLRWINYLRPDLKRGNFTAEEKETIIKLHQNYGNKWSKIASQLPGRTDNEIKNVWHTHLKKRLVQSDLTADEPASSPCSSDSVSRGNEEKSRAEDSFNRTTNHESSSRTSAVSSGGSINHSNQEDDPKIGLTFEYIEEAYSEFNDIIQEVDKPDLLEIPFDTDTDIWSYLDASNSFQQCAANEFSSASRAEEESDEDEVKKWLKHLESELGLEEDDSQQQRTQDNKESSSSSSSSLLKTYELMIH; encoded by the exons atggggAAGGGAAGAGCACCTTGTTGTGACAAGACCAAAGTAAAGAGAGGTCCATGGAGCCCAGAAGAAGATTTGAAACTCATCTCTTTCATTCAAAAGTTTGGTCATGAGAATTGGAGATCTCTTCCCAAACAGTCTG GGTTATTGAGGTGTGGGAAGAGTTGTCGTCTAAGGTGGATTAACTACCTCAGGCCAGATCTGAAGCGTGGCAACTTCACTGCAGAGGAGAAAGAAACAATCATCAAGCTCCACCAGAACTATGGGAACAA GTGGTCAAAAATAGCTTCTCAGCTTCCAGGTAGAACAGATAATGAAATCAAGAATGTGTGGCACACCCATCTAAAGAAAAGATTGGTACAGAGCGATCTCACTGCAGATGAACCAGCTTCATCACCTTGTTCAAGTGATTCTGTTTCTCGTGGGAACGAGGAGAAGTCACGAGCAGAGGATTCTTTCAACAGAACAACTAATCATGAGTCATCATCGAGGACATCAGCTGTGTCTTCTGGTGGTTCCATTAACCATTCAAAccaagaagatgatccaaagaTAGGGCTGACGTTTGAGTACATAGAAGAAGCTTATAGCGAGTTTAACGACATTATTCAAGAGGTAGACAAACCGGATCTGCTGGAGATACCTTTCGATACAGATACTGACATTTGGAGCTACTTAGATGCTTCAAACTCGTTTCAACAATGCGCTGCAAACGAGTTCAGCTCAGCTTCAAGAGCAGAAGAAGAGTCTGATGAGGATGAGGTTAAGAAATGGTTGAAGCACCTGGAAAGCGAACTCGGGTTAGAAGAAGATGACAGTCAACAACAGAGAACACAAGACAacaaagaatcatcatcatcatcatcatcatcactactgAAGACCTACGAGCTCATGATACATTAA
- the LOC104703263 gene encoding transcription factor MYB24-like has translation MDKRAKSHLSDCVDKILHEYQSSEVRDLLVDQKTIPGQTDSDVQLFSPHFLKDCAMLHQVIKEGVGVFSFCLGKDFVLSGERDRGKEGERMEKGRALCCDKTEVKRGPWSPEEDLKLISSIQKFGHKNWKSLPKKSGLLRCGHSCRMRWINYLKPDLKRGNFTAEEDETIIKLHQNYGNKWSKIASQLPGRTDNEIKNVWRTHLKKRFVERSGTDLTAHEPASSPRSVSRGNEEKSRAADSLDITTNHESSWRNGLSTSVSSGGSFNHSNQEDDPTSGLMFEYMEEDYCEFNDIIQEVDKPDLVEILFDTDTDIWSYLDAPNSFQQCAANEFSSASRVEEESDEDEVKKWLKSLESELGLEEDDSQRTSS, from the exons ATGGATAAACGTGCAAAAAGTCATCTGAGTGATTGCGTTGATAAAATCTTGCACGAATACCAATCTTCTGAAGTGCGGGATCTCCTTGTGGACCAAAAGACAATTCCCGGGCAAACTGATTCCGATGTTCAACTTTTTAGTCCGCATTTCTTAAAAGACTGTGCAATGCTACACCAGGTTATAAAAGAAGGAGTAGGTGTATTTTCCTTTTGTCTTGGGAAAGATTTTGTTCTAAGTGGAGAGAGGGATAGAgggaaagagggagagagaatgGAGAAGGGAAGAGCACTTTGTTGTGACAAGACCGAAGTGAAGAGAGGTCCATGGAGCCCAGAAGAAGATTTGAAACTCATCTCTTCCATTCAAAAGTTTGGTCATAAGAACTGGAAATCTCTTCCCAAAAAATCTG GGTTATTGCGGTGTGGGCATAGTTGTCGTATGAGGTGGATTAACTACCTCAAACCAGATCTGAAGCGTGGCAACTTCACTGCAGAGGAGGACGAAACAATCATCAAGCTCCACCAGAACTATGGGAACAA GTGGTCAAAAATCGCTTCTCAGCTTCCAGGTAGAACAGATAATGAAATCAAGAATGTGTGGCGCACCCATCTAAAGAAAAGATTTGTTGAGAGATCAGGAACCGATCTCACTGCACATGAACCAGCTTCATCACCTCGTTCTGTTTCTCGTGGGAACGAGGAGAAGTCTCGAGCAGCAGATTCTTTGGACATAACAACTAACCATGAGTCGTCATGGAGGAATGGGTTGTCTACATCTGTGTCATCGGGTGGTTCATTTAATCATTCAAACCAAGAAGATGATCCAACGAGTGGTCTTATGTTTGAGTACATGGAAGAAGATTATTGCGAGTTTAACGACATTATTCAAGAGGTAGACAAACCGGATCTGGTGGAGATCCTTTTCGATACCGATACTGACATTTGGAGTTACTTAGATGCTCCAAACTCGTTTCAGCAATGCGCTGCAAATGAGTTCAGCTCAGCTTCAAGAGTAGAAGAAGAGTCGGATGAGGATGAGGTTAAGAAATGGTTGAAGAGCCTGGAAAGTGAACTGGGGTTAGAAGAAGATGACAGTCAACGTACGAGCTCATGA
- the LOC104703268 gene encoding proteasome subunit alpha type-2-B-like isoform X1 — MGDSQYSFSLTTFSPSGKLVQIEHALTAVGSGQTSLGIKASNGVVIATEKKLPSILVDEASVQKIQHLTPNIGTVYSGMGPDFRVLVRKSRKQAEQYLRLYKEPIPVTQLVRETATVMQEFTQSGGVRPFGVSLLVAGYDDKGPQLYQVDPSGSYFSWKASAMGKNVSNAKTFLEKRYTEDMELDDAIHTAILTLKEGFEGEISSKNIEIGKIGADKIFRVLTPAEIDDYLAEVE; from the exons ATGGGTGACAGTCAGTACTCGTTTTCTCTCACCACTTTCAG CCCATCAGGGAAGCTGGTTCAGATTGAACATGCCCTAACAGCTGTTGGTTCTGGCCAAACATCTCTGGGAATTAAAG CTTCAAACGGAGTTGTCATTGCAACAGAGAAGAAACTTCCCTCTATTCTTGTTGATGAAGCTTCT GTTCAAAAGATTCAGCATTTGACTCCCAACATTGGAACTGTTTACAG TGGTATGGGTCCTGATTTCCGAGTTCTTGTGCGAAAGAGTAGGAAGCAGGCTGAGCAATACCTACGATTGTACAAA GAACCCATCCCCGTTACTCAACTTGTAAGGGAAACTGCCACGGTGATGCAAGAGTTCACTCAGTCGGG TGGTGTTAGGCCGTTTGGAGTTTCTCTACTTGTGGCTGGGTATGATGACAAGGGTCCACAACTGTATCAG GTGGATCCATCTGGCTCATATTTCTCATGGAAAGCTTCGGCAATGGGAAAGAATGTTTCGAATGCAAAGACGTTTCTTGAGAAGAG GTACACAGAAGATATGGAACTTGATGATGCCATTCACACGGCAATATTGACATTGAAGGAAGG TTTCGAGGGAGAAATCTCGAGCAAAAACATTGAGATTGGCAAAATCGGTGCTGACAAAATTTTCAG GGTACTAACACCGGCAGAAATCGATGACTACTTGGCTGAAGTCGAGTAA